A region from the Candidatus Limnocylindrales bacterium genome encodes:
- a CDS encoding MBL fold metallo-hydrolase, translating into MKLEKLATDIYAYLQPDHGLGWSNSGLIARGGGLVVDTLWDLPRTRAMLETYATVHPQPPQRVVNTHHNGDHCWGNQLLEGAEIIGHRECAQGMLHDIQPDVLQAMLEGPLPEGLERFSRALADYDFRGIRITPPNHVFDERLDLDLDGVAVEILYVGPAHTMGDAIVHLPGQRVVFGGDVMWNRCTPIGWEGTYAQWFRALDRIAELEPDVVVPGHGPPTDVAGVMEVRRYFEYVLAESRAFYNQGLSEMDAARRMDLGPYADWTEPERVIFNVRRAYRELRGDYEASVDAITVLREMGTLAEEMEARRS; encoded by the coding sequence GACATCTATGCCTACCTGCAGCCCGACCATGGCCTGGGCTGGAGCAACTCGGGCCTGATCGCGCGCGGCGGCGGCCTTGTCGTCGATACGCTGTGGGACCTCCCGCGCACGCGTGCGATGCTCGAGACGTACGCGACGGTGCATCCGCAGCCGCCGCAGCGGGTCGTCAACACCCATCACAACGGCGATCACTGCTGGGGTAATCAGCTCCTCGAAGGTGCGGAGATCATCGGCCACCGCGAATGCGCGCAGGGGATGCTGCACGACATCCAGCCCGACGTGCTGCAGGCCATGCTGGAGGGGCCGCTGCCGGAGGGACTGGAGCGCTTCAGCAGGGCGCTGGCCGACTACGACTTCCGCGGCATTCGCATCACACCGCCCAACCACGTGTTCGACGAGCGTCTGGACCTCGATCTGGACGGTGTTGCCGTCGAGATCCTCTACGTGGGTCCTGCGCACACGATGGGCGATGCGATCGTGCACCTGCCGGGGCAGCGCGTCGTCTTTGGTGGCGACGTGATGTGGAACCGCTGCACTCCGATCGGATGGGAGGGAACGTACGCGCAGTGGTTCCGCGCGCTCGACCGCATTGCCGAGCTCGAGCCGGACGTCGTCGTGCCGGGGCACGGGCCGCCTACCGACGTGGCGGGCGTGATGGAGGTGCGGCGCTACTTCGAGTACGTGCTGGCGGAGTCGCGTGCCTTCTATAACCAGGGCCTAAGCGAGATGGACGCGGCGCGCCGCATGGACCTGGGCCCCTACGCCGACTGGACCGAGCCGGAACGCGTGATCTTCAACGTGCGTCGCGCCTACCGCGAGCTGCGCGGCGACTACGAAGCCAGCGTCGATGCGATCACGGTGCTGCGGGAGATGGGAACGCTCGCCGAAGAGATGGAAGCGCGCCGCAGCTGA